One segment of Solanum stenotomum isolate F172 chromosome 1, ASM1918654v1, whole genome shotgun sequence DNA contains the following:
- the LOC125863619 gene encoding putative E3 ubiquitin-protein ligase LIN-1 isoform X4 — MAGNYRFEMDQEDIVRSLITSVGSFIQDRLIDKEQRTSHKEQCAERLAAEDGSSDKDTEVRYSDQAVLANLDWGIDALEEAINTSNIETKMARLDYAEKMLQVCAMLDSSQKTAGVPNFYLSAWAHLNLSYLWKLRNNVNNTVLHILEMFVIDPFFSRIDFAPELWKCLFLPHMSSIVGWYSEERHRIVMDVIPDSSDLSFTMDFDHDFNESLIFSVRPDQAEKMQKLEQLYGQSLDDNTRLYAKYYKDCINYDSATSKKVIPLLPIAEPPMTPLHEVHRSIPDYVKFGPILPKSAGFTPILRVKENAKGESRLNMTSSSSDNQEDSTTWDPKGIPEEDEEDYEPEPHVHIASNKRNQENRSFYVDARSKVEQININQKQSPKAFPSMDSPKVESPKTSYSQEPSPKKSDTPSRKGVPVLRLLSGRVKDSSISNSLHLSQELKINSADSDEERTVQHETVGKRNDRRRSLSQSLEKGSPNNSDEGSLSCISLPLSEKSTAPSRPPKDFVCPITGQIFNDPVTLETGQTYEGKAIQEWIKRGNTTCPITRQSLSAATLPKTNYVLKRLITSWREQHPDLAQEFSYSQTPRSYLNIPSSRERSSESTPSPTFNHPNHRRIEEIVEQRSRRFMRAAVSVSPTSVISQAATEAIINGLKPHVSCLCTSEDLQECEEAILTIAKIWNDSKLESQGVHSYLSAPTIVNGFVEVLSASIKREVLKTTIYILSELLYADDSIGEILTSVDSDYECLATLLKDGLPEAAVLIYLLRPSFSQLSAHNFVPSLIQIISNRNEDSSDFQFTIGPKEAAVVLLEQIITGGGESDRSFNAMQIISGNGIPALLKCLEYENGRESIVCILLFCIRADKSCRNTIASRIELSPVLELIHTGSDSVKATCIELLYELVLLSRRTLCNQILQIIKDEGAFSTMHTLLVCLQMASMEQKSTIAPLLLQLDLLVEPRKMSIYREESIEALIEALHEKDFPASQLRALDALLSLSGHLTNSGKSFLEAWLLKTAGFNQRYNATIKEEKQRAGENDITNTMEEEEKALSSWEYRMAFVLCSHEKGLIFKALEECLTSTSMEIAKSSFIVATWLIHMLYSFPDTGIRDIARKSLLEQFIQMLQSTKNLEEKILAALALRGFITDLGALSELGIYAKCLCRNLRKLKKYSTVVSDIMKTLMNLPCIDAAELWCYSECPEMDVSMNGEVLCLLHIRGRLISSHSDGTIKVWETGKRNPRLIHETREHSKAVTCLYVSSSCDKLYSGSLDRTIRVWAINQEEIHCLQVHDVKEPVLELIANTHFACFASQATGIKVYNWSGVPKHVNFQKYVKCLAIMGDKLYCGCTGYSIQEVDLSTQTSTTFYAGAKRLLGKQNIYSLQVQKNVVFAGGSLVDGISGKVFTLPSKAVIGTLSTGSDIQRLAVNNDLIFSATKSGNIEVWLQERVTKMTCIKMKSGGQSKITSLAVDKDGEMIFAGSIDGKIQVWRLD; from the exons ATGGCTGGAAATTATAGATTTGAAATGGATCAGGAAGATATAGTTAGGTCCCTGATCACTTCTGTAGGAAGTTTCATTCAAGATAGGCTGATTGACAAGGAACAAAGAACGTCGCATAAAGAACAATGTGCTGAGAGGTTAGCAGCTGAAGATGGAAGCTCAGATAAAGATACAGAAGTTAGATACTCTGATCAAGCAGTTTTAGCTAATTTGGACTGGGGGATTGATGCACTTGAAGAGGCAATCAACACATCAAACATTGAAACTAAGATGGCTAGACTAGATTACGCGGAAAAAATGTTGCAAGTATGTGCTATGTTGGATTCTAGCCAGAAAACTGCAGGGGTGCCTAATTTCTATCTATCTGCTTGGGCTCATTTAAACCTATCTTACTTATGGAAGTTGAGGAACAACGTTAACAATACGGTACTTCATATACTGGAGATGTTTGTTATTGATCCTTTCTTCTCGCGGATAGATTTTGCACCTGAGCTTTGGAAATGTCTGTTTCTTCCACACATGAGCTCAATTGTAGGGTGGTACTCGGAGGAGAGACATCGGATAGTGATGGATGTCATTCCTGATTCCAGTGACTTGTCTTTCACTATGGATTTTGATCATGATTTTAATGAGTCTTTGATATTCTCTGTAAGGCCTGATCAAGCCGAGAAAATGCAGAAACTCGAGCAGCTTTATGGGCAATCATTGGATGACAATACAAGGCTTTATGCAAAATACTATAAGGACTGCATAAACTATGATTCTGCAACTTCAAAGAAGGTAATTCCTCTGTTGCCTATCGCTGAGCCACCGATGACTCCACTGCATGAAGTACACCGGTCAATTCCTGATTATGTCAAATTTGGCCCAATCTTGCCTAAGAGTGCCGGGTTTACACCTATTCTGAGAGTGAAGGAGAATGCAAAAGGAGAGTCGAG ATTGAATATGACTTCTTCATCGTCCGATAATCAGGAGGACTCCACAACCTGGGATCCA AAAGGAATTCCTGAAGAGGATGAAGAAGATTATGAACCTGAGCCTCATGTACACATTGCATCAAATAAAAGGAATCAAGAAAACAGGTCATTCTATGTAGATGCCAGGTCGAAAGTTGAGCAAATTAATATAAACCAAAAGCAATCTCCCAAGGCTTTCCCTTCAATGGACTCCCCTAAAGTGGAGTCCCCTAAAACTTCTTATTCACAAGAGCCTTCACCAAAAAAATCAGACACCCCCTCGAGAAAAGGTGTACCTGTGTTACGCCTCTTGTCTGGACGTGTTAAGGACTCCTCCATTTCTAATTCTTTGCATTTatcccaagagttaaaaattAACTCTGCAGACTCAGATGAAGAAAGGACA GTGCAGCATGAAACTGTGGGGAAAAGAAATGATCGAAGGCGGAGCCTTAGTCAATCCTTAGAAAAAGG CTCTCCGAATAATAGTGATGAAGGAAGTCTCAGCTGCATTTCTCTCCCATTGTCAGAGAAGTCGACTGCTCCATCAAGGCCACCAAAAGATTTTGTCTGTCCAATAACTGGACAGATATTCAATGATCCCGTCACCCTTGAAACCGGTCAAACATATGAAGGGAAAGCCATCCAGGAATGGATAAAAAGAGGTAATACAACATGCCCCATTACAAGGCAGTCTTTATCTGCAGCTACTCTTCCTAAAACCAATTATGTCCTAAAGAGACTGATAACCTCTTGGAGGGAACAGCACCCTGATCTAGCTCAAGAGTTTTCATACTCTCAAACACCGCGAAGCTATTTAAACATTCCGTCTTCAAGAGAGAGATCATCTGAGTCTACTCCATCTCCGACATTTAATCATCCCAATCATCGGAGGATAGAGGAAATCGTGGAACAAAGATCACGAAGATTTATGCGAGCAGCTGTATCAGTGTCACCTACTAGTGTAATTTCTCAAGCAGCAACTGAAGCAATTATCAATGGCTTAAAACCGCATGTTTCATGTCTCTGCACTTCAGAGGACTTACAAGAATGTGAAGAAGCCATATTGACTATAGCAAAGATATGGAATGACTCGAAACTTGAATCTCAAGGAGTTCACTCTTATTTATCAGCACCAACAATAGTGAACGGATTTGTAGAGGTATTATCAGCTTCCATAAAGAGAGAAGTTTTGAAGACGACAATTTATATCTTGTCCGAGCTACTGTATGCAGATGATAGCATTGGCGAGATCCTCACAAGTGTGGACTCGGATTATGAGTGCCTTGCTACTTTACTGAAAGACGGTCTTCCTGAAGCAGCAGTACTTATCTACCTACTCAGGCCATCATTCTCTCAACTTTCAGCTCATAATTTTGTACCCTCTCTTATTCAGATCATATCAAACAGAAATGAGGATTCTAGTGATTTCCAGTTCACAATAGGACCAAAGGAAGCTGCTGTTGTGTTGCTCGAACAAATTATAACCGGAGGAGGTGAGAGTGACCGATCTTTCAATGCTATGCAGATTATATCAGGAAATGGTATTCCTGCCTTGTTAAAGTGCCTAGAATATGAAAATGGAAGAGAGTCCATTGTATGCATACTTTTATTCTGTATTCGGGCTGATAAGAGTTGCAGAAATACAATAGCTAGTAGAATTGAGTTATCTCCTGTTCTTGAGTTAATTCACACTGGAAGCGATAGCGTGAAGGCAACATGCATAGAACTTCTTTATGAGTTAGTTTTGTTAAGCAG GAGAACATTGTGCAACCAGATTCTGCAGATAATTAAGGATGAGGGAGCATTTAGTACAATGCACACTCTTCTTGTCTGTCTACAGATGGCTTCAATGGAGCAGAAATCTACCATTGCTCCTCTTCTTCTGCAGCTTGACCTTCTGGTTGAGCCACGAAAAATGAGCATATACCGTGAAGAGTCAATAGAAGCATTGATTGAAGCACTTCACGAAAAGGACTTTCCTGCGTCTCAGCTCAGGGCTCTCGATGCCTTGTTATCTCTTTCCGGGCATCTGACTAACTCTGGTAAGTCCTTTCTTGAAGCCTGGCTACTCAAGACTGCAGGATTTAATCAGCGGTATAATGCTACGATTAAAGAAGAGAAACAAAGAGCAGGTGAAAATGACATCACAAATACAATG gaagaggaagaaaaagcACTGAGTTCTTGGGAATATAGAATGGCTTTTGTTCTTTGCAGTCATGAGAAAGGATTAATATTTAAAGCTTTAGAGGAATGCCTTACAAGCACCTCCATGGAGATAGCAAAATCTTCCTTTATTGTAGCAACATGGCTTATTCACATGCTCTATAGTTTTCCTGATACTGGAATTAGAGATATTGCTCGTAAATCGTTGCTTGAGCAATTTATACAGATGCTGCAGTCAACAAAGAACCTTGAGGAAAAGATCTTGGCAGCTCTTGCTTTGAGAGGCTTTATTACTGATTTAG GTGCACTTAGCGAACTGGGAATATACGCGAAATGTTTATGCAGAAACTTGAGGAAACTTAAAAAGTACTCAACAGTAGTCAGTGATATAATGAAAACCTTGATGAACTTGCCATGCATTGATGCT GCAGAACTATGGTGTTATTCTGAATGTCCTGAGATGGATGTTTCGATGAATGGAGAAGTTCTTTGTCTGCTCCACATAAGAGGTCGGCTAATTAGTAGTCATTCCGATGGAACCATTAAG GTATGGGAAACTGGAAAAAGAAACCCTCGGTTAATTCATGAAACTCGTGAGCACTCAAAGGCGGTTACATGCCTTTACGTGTCATCTTCATGTGATAAACTGTATAGTGGTTCATTGGACAGAACAATCCGG GTTTGGGCTATAAATCAAGAGGAAATCCACTGTCTTCAAGTTCATGATGTGAAAGAGCCGGTGCTTGAGTTGATAGCTAACACTCATTTTGCATGCTTCGCATCTCAAGCAACAGGAATCAAG GTATATAATTGGTCAGGGGTTCCCAAGCATGTTAACTTCCAAAAATATGTCAAGTGCCTTGCCATTATGGGTGATAAGCTTTATTGTGGATGTACAGGTTATAGTATCCAG GAAGTTGATTTAAGCACTCAAACATCAACAACATTTTATGCTGGTGCCAAGAGGTTGTTGGGAAAACAGAATATCTATTCCCTCCAAGTTCAAAAGAACGTTGTATTCGCTGGTGGTTCATTAGTTGATGGAATATCTGGAAAG GTATTTACTCTCCCTAGCAAGGCAGTCATTGGAACACTTTCAACCGGTTCAGACATCCAACGACTAGCAGTAAACAACGATTTGATATTTTCCGCGACAAAATCAGGCAATATAGAGGTATGGCTGCAAGAAAGAGTTACAAAGATGACTTGTATTAAGATGAAAAGTGGTGGACAGAGTAAAATAACATCTTTAGCTGTGGATAAAGATGGAGAAATGATATTTGCTGGTTCTATAGATGGAAAAATTCAG GTTTGGCGTTTggattaa
- the LOC125863619 gene encoding putative E3 ubiquitin-protein ligase LIN-1 isoform X2 — protein sequence MAGNYRFEMDQEDIVRSLITSVGSFIQDRLIDKEQRTSHKEQCAERLAAEDGSSDKDTEVRYSDQAVLANLDWGIDALEEAINTSNIETKMARLDYAEKMLQVCAMLDSSQKTAGVPNFYLSAWAHLNLSYLWKLRNNVNNTVLHILEMFVIDPFFSRIDFAPELWKCLFLPHMSSIVGWYSEERHRIVMDVIPDSSDLSFTMDFDHDFNESLIFSVRPDQAEKMQKLEQLYGQSLDDNTRLYAKYYKDCINYDSATSKKVIPLLPIAEPPMTPLHEVHRSIPDYVKFGPILPKSAGFTPILRVKENAKGESRLNMTSSSSDNQEDSTTWDPVKGIPEEDEEDYEPEPHVHIASNKRNQENRSFYVDARSKVEQININQKQSPKAFPSMDSPKVESPKTSYSQEPSPKKSDTPSRKGVPVLRLLSGRVKDSSISNSLHLSQELKINSADSDEERTVQHETVGKRNDRRRSLSQSLEKGSPNNSDEGSLSCISLPLSEKSTAPSRPPKDFVCPITGQIFNDPVTLETGQTYEGKAIQEWIKRGNTTCPITRQSLSAATLPKTNYVLKRLITSWREQHPDLAQEFSYSQTPRSYLNIPSSRERSSESTPSPTFNHPNHRRIEEIVEQRSRRFMRAAVSVSPTSVISQAATEAIINGLKPHVSCLCTSEDLQECEEAILTIAKIWNDSKLESQGVHSYLSAPTIVNGFVEVLSASIKREVLKTTIYILSELLYADDSIGEILTSVDSDYECLATLLKDGLPEAAVLIYLLRPSFSQLSAHNFVPSLIQIISNRNEDSSDFQFTIGPKEAAVVLLEQIITGGGESDRSFNAMQIISGNGIPALLKCLEYENGRESIVCILLFCIRADKSCRNTIASRIELSPVLELIHTGSDSVKATCIELLYELVLLSRRTLCNQILQIIKDEGAFSTMHTLLVCLQMASMEQKSTIAPLLLQLDLLVEPRKMSIYREESIEALIEALHEKDFPASQLRALDALLSLSGHLTNSGKSFLEAWLLKTAGFNQRYNATIKEEKQRAGENDITNTMEEEEKALSSWEYRMAFVLCSHEKGLIFKALEECLTSTSMEIAKSSFIVATWLIHMLYSFPDTGIRDIARKSLLEQFIQMLQSTKNLEEKILAALALRGFITDLGALSELGIYAKCLCRNLRKLKKYSTVVSDIMKTLMNLPCIDAAELWCYSECPEMDVSMNGEVLCLLHIRGRLISSHSDGTIKVWETGKRNPRLIHETREHSKAVTCLYVSSSCDKLYSGSLDRTIRVWAINQEEIHCLQVHDVKEPVLELIANTHFACFASQATGIKVYNWSGVPKHVNFQKYVKCLAIMGDKLYCGCTGYSIQEVDLSTQTSTTFYAGAKRLLGKQNIYSLQVQKNVVFAGGSLVDGISGKVFTLPSKAVIGTLSTGSDIQRLAVNNDLIFSATKSGNIEVWLQERVTKMTCIKMKSGGQSKITSLAVDKDGEMIFAGSIDGKIQVWRLD from the exons ATGGCTGGAAATTATAGATTTGAAATGGATCAGGAAGATATAGTTAGGTCCCTGATCACTTCTGTAGGAAGTTTCATTCAAGATAGGCTGATTGACAAGGAACAAAGAACGTCGCATAAAGAACAATGTGCTGAGAGGTTAGCAGCTGAAGATGGAAGCTCAGATAAAGATACAGAAGTTAGATACTCTGATCAAGCAGTTTTAGCTAATTTGGACTGGGGGATTGATGCACTTGAAGAGGCAATCAACACATCAAACATTGAAACTAAGATGGCTAGACTAGATTACGCGGAAAAAATGTTGCAAGTATGTGCTATGTTGGATTCTAGCCAGAAAACTGCAGGGGTGCCTAATTTCTATCTATCTGCTTGGGCTCATTTAAACCTATCTTACTTATGGAAGTTGAGGAACAACGTTAACAATACGGTACTTCATATACTGGAGATGTTTGTTATTGATCCTTTCTTCTCGCGGATAGATTTTGCACCTGAGCTTTGGAAATGTCTGTTTCTTCCACACATGAGCTCAATTGTAGGGTGGTACTCGGAGGAGAGACATCGGATAGTGATGGATGTCATTCCTGATTCCAGTGACTTGTCTTTCACTATGGATTTTGATCATGATTTTAATGAGTCTTTGATATTCTCTGTAAGGCCTGATCAAGCCGAGAAAATGCAGAAACTCGAGCAGCTTTATGGGCAATCATTGGATGACAATACAAGGCTTTATGCAAAATACTATAAGGACTGCATAAACTATGATTCTGCAACTTCAAAGAAGGTAATTCCTCTGTTGCCTATCGCTGAGCCACCGATGACTCCACTGCATGAAGTACACCGGTCAATTCCTGATTATGTCAAATTTGGCCCAATCTTGCCTAAGAGTGCCGGGTTTACACCTATTCTGAGAGTGAAGGAGAATGCAAAAGGAGAGTCGAG ATTGAATATGACTTCTTCATCGTCCGATAATCAGGAGGACTCCACAACCTGGGATCCAGTA AAAGGAATTCCTGAAGAGGATGAAGAAGATTATGAACCTGAGCCTCATGTACACATTGCATCAAATAAAAGGAATCAAGAAAACAGGTCATTCTATGTAGATGCCAGGTCGAAAGTTGAGCAAATTAATATAAACCAAAAGCAATCTCCCAAGGCTTTCCCTTCAATGGACTCCCCTAAAGTGGAGTCCCCTAAAACTTCTTATTCACAAGAGCCTTCACCAAAAAAATCAGACACCCCCTCGAGAAAAGGTGTACCTGTGTTACGCCTCTTGTCTGGACGTGTTAAGGACTCCTCCATTTCTAATTCTTTGCATTTatcccaagagttaaaaattAACTCTGCAGACTCAGATGAAGAAAGGACA GTGCAGCATGAAACTGTGGGGAAAAGAAATGATCGAAGGCGGAGCCTTAGTCAATCCTTAGAAAAAGG CTCTCCGAATAATAGTGATGAAGGAAGTCTCAGCTGCATTTCTCTCCCATTGTCAGAGAAGTCGACTGCTCCATCAAGGCCACCAAAAGATTTTGTCTGTCCAATAACTGGACAGATATTCAATGATCCCGTCACCCTTGAAACCGGTCAAACATATGAAGGGAAAGCCATCCAGGAATGGATAAAAAGAGGTAATACAACATGCCCCATTACAAGGCAGTCTTTATCTGCAGCTACTCTTCCTAAAACCAATTATGTCCTAAAGAGACTGATAACCTCTTGGAGGGAACAGCACCCTGATCTAGCTCAAGAGTTTTCATACTCTCAAACACCGCGAAGCTATTTAAACATTCCGTCTTCAAGAGAGAGATCATCTGAGTCTACTCCATCTCCGACATTTAATCATCCCAATCATCGGAGGATAGAGGAAATCGTGGAACAAAGATCACGAAGATTTATGCGAGCAGCTGTATCAGTGTCACCTACTAGTGTAATTTCTCAAGCAGCAACTGAAGCAATTATCAATGGCTTAAAACCGCATGTTTCATGTCTCTGCACTTCAGAGGACTTACAAGAATGTGAAGAAGCCATATTGACTATAGCAAAGATATGGAATGACTCGAAACTTGAATCTCAAGGAGTTCACTCTTATTTATCAGCACCAACAATAGTGAACGGATTTGTAGAGGTATTATCAGCTTCCATAAAGAGAGAAGTTTTGAAGACGACAATTTATATCTTGTCCGAGCTACTGTATGCAGATGATAGCATTGGCGAGATCCTCACAAGTGTGGACTCGGATTATGAGTGCCTTGCTACTTTACTGAAAGACGGTCTTCCTGAAGCAGCAGTACTTATCTACCTACTCAGGCCATCATTCTCTCAACTTTCAGCTCATAATTTTGTACCCTCTCTTATTCAGATCATATCAAACAGAAATGAGGATTCTAGTGATTTCCAGTTCACAATAGGACCAAAGGAAGCTGCTGTTGTGTTGCTCGAACAAATTATAACCGGAGGAGGTGAGAGTGACCGATCTTTCAATGCTATGCAGATTATATCAGGAAATGGTATTCCTGCCTTGTTAAAGTGCCTAGAATATGAAAATGGAAGAGAGTCCATTGTATGCATACTTTTATTCTGTATTCGGGCTGATAAGAGTTGCAGAAATACAATAGCTAGTAGAATTGAGTTATCTCCTGTTCTTGAGTTAATTCACACTGGAAGCGATAGCGTGAAGGCAACATGCATAGAACTTCTTTATGAGTTAGTTTTGTTAAGCAG GAGAACATTGTGCAACCAGATTCTGCAGATAATTAAGGATGAGGGAGCATTTAGTACAATGCACACTCTTCTTGTCTGTCTACAGATGGCTTCAATGGAGCAGAAATCTACCATTGCTCCTCTTCTTCTGCAGCTTGACCTTCTGGTTGAGCCACGAAAAATGAGCATATACCGTGAAGAGTCAATAGAAGCATTGATTGAAGCACTTCACGAAAAGGACTTTCCTGCGTCTCAGCTCAGGGCTCTCGATGCCTTGTTATCTCTTTCCGGGCATCTGACTAACTCTGGTAAGTCCTTTCTTGAAGCCTGGCTACTCAAGACTGCAGGATTTAATCAGCGGTATAATGCTACGATTAAAGAAGAGAAACAAAGAGCAGGTGAAAATGACATCACAAATACAATG gaagaggaagaaaaagcACTGAGTTCTTGGGAATATAGAATGGCTTTTGTTCTTTGCAGTCATGAGAAAGGATTAATATTTAAAGCTTTAGAGGAATGCCTTACAAGCACCTCCATGGAGATAGCAAAATCTTCCTTTATTGTAGCAACATGGCTTATTCACATGCTCTATAGTTTTCCTGATACTGGAATTAGAGATATTGCTCGTAAATCGTTGCTTGAGCAATTTATACAGATGCTGCAGTCAACAAAGAACCTTGAGGAAAAGATCTTGGCAGCTCTTGCTTTGAGAGGCTTTATTACTGATTTAG GTGCACTTAGCGAACTGGGAATATACGCGAAATGTTTATGCAGAAACTTGAGGAAACTTAAAAAGTACTCAACAGTAGTCAGTGATATAATGAAAACCTTGATGAACTTGCCATGCATTGATGCT GCAGAACTATGGTGTTATTCTGAATGTCCTGAGATGGATGTTTCGATGAATGGAGAAGTTCTTTGTCTGCTCCACATAAGAGGTCGGCTAATTAGTAGTCATTCCGATGGAACCATTAAG GTATGGGAAACTGGAAAAAGAAACCCTCGGTTAATTCATGAAACTCGTGAGCACTCAAAGGCGGTTACATGCCTTTACGTGTCATCTTCATGTGATAAACTGTATAGTGGTTCATTGGACAGAACAATCCGG GTTTGGGCTATAAATCAAGAGGAAATCCACTGTCTTCAAGTTCATGATGTGAAAGAGCCGGTGCTTGAGTTGATAGCTAACACTCATTTTGCATGCTTCGCATCTCAAGCAACAGGAATCAAG GTATATAATTGGTCAGGGGTTCCCAAGCATGTTAACTTCCAAAAATATGTCAAGTGCCTTGCCATTATGGGTGATAAGCTTTATTGTGGATGTACAGGTTATAGTATCCAG GAAGTTGATTTAAGCACTCAAACATCAACAACATTTTATGCTGGTGCCAAGAGGTTGTTGGGAAAACAGAATATCTATTCCCTCCAAGTTCAAAAGAACGTTGTATTCGCTGGTGGTTCATTAGTTGATGGAATATCTGGAAAG GTATTTACTCTCCCTAGCAAGGCAGTCATTGGAACACTTTCAACCGGTTCAGACATCCAACGACTAGCAGTAAACAACGATTTGATATTTTCCGCGACAAAATCAGGCAATATAGAGGTATGGCTGCAAGAAAGAGTTACAAAGATGACTTGTATTAAGATGAAAAGTGGTGGACAGAGTAAAATAACATCTTTAGCTGTGGATAAAGATGGAGAAATGATATTTGCTGGTTCTATAGATGGAAAAATTCAG GTTTGGCGTTTggattaa